The Hevea brasiliensis isolate MT/VB/25A 57/8 chromosome 1, ASM3005281v1, whole genome shotgun sequence genome has a window encoding:
- the LOC110637900 gene encoding LOW QUALITY PROTEIN: protein LAZ1 (The sequence of the model RefSeq protein was modified relative to this genomic sequence to represent the inferred CDS: inserted 1 base in 1 codon; substituted 2 bases at 2 genomic stop codons), whose amino-acid sequence MKYQDIISSLLAYSTPLWATLLAVVFVVITLALSFYLLFEHLSAYKNPEEQKFLIGVILMVPCYAVESFASLVNPSISVDIEILRDCYESFAMYCFGRYLVACLGGEERTIXFMERQGRVSSKTPXLEHFHENXIVKHTFPMNYILKPWKLGQWFYQVVKFGIVQYMLIKSLSAILAVVLEAFGIYCEGNLKWDVGKYPYMAVVLNFSQSWALYCLVQFYTATKDELAHIKPLYKFLTFKSIVFLTWWQGVAIALLYSLGLFKSPIAQGLQFKSSVQDFIICIEMGIASIVHLYVFPAKPYELMGDCFPGTVSVLGDYASVDCPLDPDEVRDSERPTKLRLPPPDFDVKSGMNIKESVRDVVVGGGGYIVNDVKFTVNQAVEPVEKGITKFNEKLHKISQNLKRHDKDRRRTKDDSCISSPTRKVIRGIDDPLLHGSYSDSGVARGKKHRSKSGYTSGESGGESSGDQSYGGYQIRGRRWVIKD is encoded by the exons ATGAAGTATCAGGATATTATCAGTTCTCTCTTAGCCTACTCAACTCCATTATGGGCAACGTTGCTGGCCGTCGTTTTTGTGGTTATAACACTTGCCTTGTCATTTTACCTTTTGTTCGAGCACCTTTCTGCATACAAGAACCCTGAG GAGCAAAAGTTTTTAATTGGAGTTATCCTAATGGTTCCTTGTTATGCCGTAGAATCG TTTGCGTCGCTGGTGAATCCATCAATTAGTGTTGATATTGAGATACTACGGGACTGCTATGAATCATTTGCCATGTATTGCTTTGGAAGATACCTTGTTGCTTGCTTGG GTGGGGAAGAAAGAACTATATAATTTATGGAAAGACAAGGACGTGTAAGTTCTAAGACTC TTTTGGAACATTTTCATGAGAATTGAATTGTAAAGCATACTTTTCCAATGAATTATATCTTGAAACCTTGGAAGCTGGGTCAGTGGTTTTATCAAGTTGTCAAGTTTGGAATTGTTCAATAT ATGCTAATCAAGTCTTTGAGTGCAATATTAGCAGTAGTTCTTGAAGCCTTTGGTATATATTGTGAAGGGAATTTAAAGTGGGATGTGGGTAA GTATCCTTACATGGCAGTGGTTCTAAACTTCAGCCAGTCATGGGCTTTGTACTGTTTAGTTCAATTTTACACTGCCACAAAGGATGAACTGGCACACATAAAGCCATTATACAAGTTCCTGACATTTAAATCTATTGTGTTTTTGACTTGGTGGCAAGGAGTGGCAATTGCTCTTCTCTACTCCCTTGGTTTATTCAAAAGTCCAATAGCTCAAGGCTTGCAATTTAAGTCGAGTGTTCAGGACTTCATCATTTGTATAGAG ATGGGCATTGCTTCTATTGTTCACCTGTATGTGTTCCCTGCCAAGCCTTATGAGCTGATGGGTGACTGCTTTCCTGGAACTGTTTCAGTTCTTGGAGATTATGCATCTGTTGATTGCCCTCTAGATCCAGATGAGGTTAGAGATAGTGAAAGACCCACGAAGTTACGCCTTCCTCCGCCTGACTTTGATGTCAAGAGTGGAATGAACATCAAAGAAAGTGTTCGGGATGTTGTTGTTGGTGGTGGTGGATAT ATTGTGAATGATGTGAAGTTTACTGTTAACCAAGCAGTGGAGCCTGTGGAAAAGGGTATTACAAAGTTCAATGAGAAATTGCATAagatttctcaaaatttaaagaGACATGACAAGGATAGGAGGAGAACAAAGGATGACAGTTGCATATCTTCGCCCACACGGAAGGTGATTCGTGGGATAGATGATCCTCTCTTACATGGCAGTTACAGCGACAGTGGGGTAGCAAGGGGAAAGAAACATCGCAGCAAATCAGGATATACCAGTGGAGAGAGTGGGGGAGAAAGCAGTGGCGATCAAAGCTATGGTGGCTATCAGATCAGGGGCCGTAGATGGGTTATAAAAGATTAG